The following are from one region of the Streptomyces tuirus genome:
- a CDS encoding acyl-CoA dehydrogenase family protein, whose protein sequence is MRFLLDAEQRAFAASLDALLTAADTPAVIRDWSRGDHASGRALWSRVADTGVFALAVPEAYEGLGPRPVELAVAFVELGRHAVPGPLVETVTAAVLLTGADPGTAERLLPGLASGEPMATVATKGAHALDGDAAALRISWEPGRIRLSPGHGPVRPSLDPARRLTPLLPGGDLLAIPADQALTWARLATAAQALGVGLALLGRTVGYVGQRTQFGVPVGSFQAVKHRLADARIALEFARPLLFGAALTMEPADVAAAKVAACEAAYGTARTALQLHGAIGYTAEYDLSLWLTKARALRTTWGDPGECRALVVSAAGDRRW, encoded by the coding sequence ATGCGCTTCCTCCTCGATGCCGAGCAGCGGGCCTTCGCCGCGTCACTGGACGCCCTGCTGACGGCGGCGGACACCCCGGCGGTGATCCGGGACTGGAGCCGGGGCGACCACGCGAGCGGGCGGGCGCTGTGGTCCCGCGTGGCGGATACGGGCGTGTTCGCTCTGGCGGTGCCGGAGGCGTACGAGGGGCTGGGCCCGCGCCCTGTCGAACTGGCCGTCGCGTTCGTCGAGTTGGGCCGCCATGCGGTACCGGGCCCGCTGGTCGAGACGGTCACGGCCGCGGTGCTCCTCACGGGGGCGGACCCGGGGACCGCCGAGCGGCTGCTGCCGGGACTGGCGTCCGGGGAGCCGATGGCGACGGTGGCGACGAAGGGTGCGCACGCCCTGGACGGCGACGCGGCCGCCCTCCGGATCTCCTGGGAGCCCGGCCGCATCCGCCTCTCCCCCGGCCACGGCCCCGTCCGCCCCTCCCTCGACCCCGCCCGTCGTCTCACCCCGCTCCTCCCCGGCGGTGACCTCCTCGCGATCCCCGCGGACCAGGCCCTCACCTGGGCCCGCCTCGCCACCGCCGCACAGGCCCTCGGCGTGGGTCTGGCACTCCTCGGCAGAACCGTCGGATACGTCGGGCAGCGCACCCAGTTCGGTGTCCCCGTCGGGTCGTTCCAGGCGGTCAAGCACCGGCTGGCCGACGCGAGGATCGCCCTGGAGTTCGCGCGCCCGCTGCTGTTCGGCGCCGCGCTGACCATGGAGCCGGCCGATGTCGCCGCCGCCAAGGTCGCCGCGTGCGAGGCGGCGTACGGCACCGCGCGCACCGCGCTGCAGTTGCACGGCGCGATCGGCTACACGGCGGAGTACGACCTGTCGCTGTGGCTGACCAAGGCCCGGGCCCTGCGGACCACCTGGGGCGACCCCGGGGAGTGCCGGGCCCTGGTCGTCAGTGCGGCTGGTGATCGCCGCTGGTGA
- a CDS encoding SDR family oxidoreductase gives MELDGKVAVVTGGTRGVGAGIARAFVRAGAEVVVCARRPPQVPLPGTEFIPLDVRDAAAAGRLFAGLPRVDVLVNNAGGAPHRLLNEAGADRHARVVELNLLAPLTVSLAAYDRLRSSTGSIVMIGSVSGGRPSPGTAAYGAAKAGLESLARSMAVEWAPDVRVNTLVLGMVRTERSHLHYGDGDGVAAVSRTVPLGRLAEPSDVGAAAVFLASGAAAYISGASLLVHGGGERPAFLDAATAGRTSAADKESSDERGADVRGEPT, from the coding sequence ATGGAGCTGGACGGGAAGGTCGCCGTCGTCACCGGCGGGACCCGTGGCGTCGGCGCCGGCATCGCACGGGCCTTCGTGCGGGCGGGCGCCGAGGTCGTGGTCTGCGCCCGCCGGCCCCCCCAAGTCCCGCTGCCCGGCACCGAGTTCATACCGCTGGACGTCCGGGACGCCGCCGCCGCCGGACGCCTGTTCGCCGGCCTGCCCCGGGTGGACGTCCTCGTCAACAACGCGGGCGGCGCACCCCACCGGCTGCTCAACGAGGCCGGGGCGGACCGGCACGCGCGCGTGGTGGAACTCAACCTGCTCGCGCCGCTGACCGTCTCCCTCGCCGCGTACGACCGGCTGCGGAGCTCAACGGGCTCGATCGTCATGATCGGCAGCGTCAGCGGCGGCCGCCCCTCGCCCGGCACCGCCGCCTACGGTGCCGCCAAGGCCGGCCTGGAGAGCCTCGCCCGGTCGATGGCCGTGGAGTGGGCGCCCGACGTCCGGGTCAACACCCTCGTCCTCGGCATGGTCCGCACGGAACGGTCCCACCTTCACTACGGCGACGGGGACGGCGTCGCGGCCGTGAGCCGCACGGTCCCGCTGGGGCGCCTCGCCGAGCCGTCCGACGTGGGTGCCGCCGCGGTGTTCCTGGCGTCCGGCGCCGCCGCCTACATCAGCGGCGCGAGCCTGCTGGTGCACGGGGGCGGGGAACGTCCGGCGTTCCTCGACGCGGCCACCGCCGGCCGCACATCCGCCGCGGACAAGGAGAGCTCGGACGAACGGGGAGCCGACGTGAGGGGAGAGCCGACGTGA
- a CDS encoding SDR family oxidoreductase — MTDVESPAYVPGHGLLKGRTAVVTAAAGAGIGGATARRFLEEGARVLISDAHARRLEEYEALLAGQFGRESVTAVPCDVTDEEQVRVLFETAAAEHGRLDVVVNNAGLGGTAELADMTDEQWSRVLDVTLNGTFRCTRAALRLMRESQGGVIVNNASVVGWRAQAGQAHYAAAKAGVMALTRCAALEAAAYGVRVNAVSPSLAMHPHLVKVTSAELLAELTGREAFGRYAEPWEVANVIVFLASGYSSYMTGEVVAVSSQHA, encoded by the coding sequence ATGACAGACGTCGAGAGCCCGGCGTACGTGCCCGGGCACGGCCTGCTGAAAGGGCGGACCGCCGTCGTCACCGCGGCAGCCGGTGCGGGGATCGGCGGGGCCACGGCGCGGCGCTTCCTGGAGGAGGGGGCCCGCGTGCTGATCAGCGACGCGCATGCCCGACGGCTCGAGGAGTACGAGGCGCTGCTGGCCGGGCAGTTCGGCAGGGAGTCGGTCACCGCGGTGCCCTGCGACGTCACCGACGAGGAACAGGTGCGCGTCCTCTTCGAGACGGCGGCGGCGGAGCACGGGCGCCTCGACGTCGTGGTCAACAACGCCGGTCTGGGCGGCACCGCGGAGCTCGCCGACATGACCGACGAGCAGTGGTCCCGCGTCCTGGACGTGACGCTGAACGGCACCTTCCGGTGCACCCGCGCCGCCCTGCGCCTGATGCGGGAGTCGCAGGGAGGCGTGATCGTCAACAACGCCTCCGTCGTCGGCTGGCGCGCCCAGGCGGGACAGGCGCACTACGCCGCCGCGAAGGCCGGGGTGATGGCCCTGACCCGGTGCGCGGCCCTGGAGGCGGCCGCGTACGGCGTCCGGGTCAACGCCGTCTCGCCGAGCCTCGCCATGCACCCGCACCTGGTGAAGGTGACCTCGGCGGAGCTGCTGGCGGAACTGACCGGGCGCGAGGCCTTCGGGCGGTACGCCGAGCCCTGGGAGGTGGCCAACGTCATCGTGTTCCTGGCGTCCGGCTACTCCTCGTACATGACGGGCGAGGTCGTCGCCGTCAGCAGTCAGCACGCCTAG
- a CDS encoding acyl-CoA dehydrogenase family protein gives MDLAFSPADEAFRAEVREWLHAHVPRAPLPSLETEEGFAAHRAWEAELAADRWSVVNWPSRYGGRDSGLLRWLLFEEEYWAADAPGRVGQNGIQLLAPTLLDHGTEEQRARILPPMACGEVIWAQAWSEPEAGSDLASLRARAVRTDGGWLLTGQKTWSSRAAFADRAFGLFRSDPDAARPHQGLTYLMFSLRAPGVTVRPIARLDGKPAFAELFLDEVFVPDEDVIGEPGRGWRIAMATAGNERGLMLRSPGRFLASARRLEELWRRLGRPASARDRVADALIGARAYQLFTYAAASRLLDGEEAGPESSLNKVFWSELDLALHETALDLLGPEGEMADTDWAERYVFALAGPLYAGTNEIQRDIIAERLLGLPKGRR, from the coding sequence ATGGACCTGGCGTTCTCCCCGGCGGACGAGGCGTTCCGCGCCGAGGTCCGGGAGTGGCTGCACGCGCACGTGCCGCGTGCGCCCCTGCCCTCCCTGGAGACCGAGGAGGGCTTCGCCGCGCACCGCGCTTGGGAGGCGGAGCTCGCCGCGGACCGCTGGTCGGTCGTCAACTGGCCCTCGCGCTACGGCGGGAGGGATTCGGGGCTGCTGCGATGGCTGCTCTTCGAGGAGGAGTACTGGGCGGCGGACGCACCGGGCCGCGTCGGCCAGAACGGCATCCAGCTGCTCGCCCCGACCCTCCTCGACCACGGCACCGAGGAGCAGCGGGCCCGGATCCTGCCCCCGATGGCCTGCGGCGAGGTGATCTGGGCGCAGGCCTGGTCGGAGCCCGAGGCCGGTTCGGACCTGGCGTCCCTGCGGGCGAGGGCCGTGCGCACGGACGGCGGCTGGCTGCTGACCGGCCAGAAGACCTGGTCCTCGCGGGCCGCGTTCGCCGACCGCGCCTTCGGCCTGTTCCGCAGCGACCCGGACGCGGCGAGGCCCCACCAGGGCCTGACGTATCTGATGTTCTCCTTGCGCGCCCCGGGTGTCACGGTCCGCCCGATCGCCCGCCTCGACGGCAAGCCGGCCTTCGCGGAGCTGTTCCTGGACGAGGTGTTCGTGCCCGACGAGGACGTGATCGGCGAGCCGGGCCGGGGCTGGCGGATCGCGATGGCGACGGCGGGCAACGAACGGGGTCTGATGCTCCGCTCCCCCGGCCGTTTCCTCGCGTCGGCCCGCCGGCTGGAGGAGCTGTGGCGGCGGCTGGGCCGGCCGGCGTCCGCGCGGGACCGGGTGGCCGACGCCCTGATCGGCGCCCGCGCCTACCAGCTCTTCACCTACGCGGCCGCCTCCCGCCTGCTGGACGGCGAGGAGGCCGGCCCGGAGTCGAGCCTCAACAAGGTCTTCTGGTCCGAGCTGGACCTCGCCCTGCACGAGACGGCCCTCGACCTCCTCGGCCCGGAGGGTGAGATGGCGGACACCGACTGGGCGGAGCGGTACGTCTTCGCACTCGCCGGTCCCCTCTACGCGGGCACGAACGAGATCCAGCGCGACATCATCGCCGAGCGCCTGCTCGGCCTGCCCAAGGGGCGCCGCTGA
- a CDS encoding NAD(P)H-dependent flavin oxidoreductase: protein MRETALTRLTGVRHPVVQTGMGWVAGPRLVSASANAGALGILASATMTPGRLRDAVREVKARTDAPFGVNLRADAADAGDRVRILIEEGVRVASFALAPSRELIGELKEAGVVVMPTVGARRHAEKVEGWGADAVLVQGAEGGGHTGEVATTVLLPQVVDAVRIPVVAAGGFFDGRGLAAALAYGAAGVAMGTRFLLTSDSTVPDGVKARYLAASVRDVTVTRAVDGLPHRLLRTELVAALEDTGRARALVRAVRAAAGFRRLSGLTWPQVVRDGLALRHGKDLSWSQVLLAANTPMLLKSAMVDGRTDLGVMASGQVAGVIDDLPSCAELVERIVKEADETLARLTAVR from the coding sequence GTGAGGGAGACGGCACTGACCCGGCTGACCGGCGTCCGCCATCCGGTCGTGCAGACCGGGATGGGCTGGGTGGCCGGTCCCCGTCTGGTGTCCGCCTCGGCGAACGCGGGCGCCCTCGGCATCCTGGCCTCGGCGACGATGACGCCGGGCCGGCTGCGTGACGCCGTACGGGAGGTGAAGGCGCGCACCGACGCGCCGTTCGGGGTGAACCTGCGCGCGGACGCCGCCGACGCGGGCGACCGGGTGCGGATCCTGATCGAGGAGGGCGTTCGCGTCGCCTCCTTCGCCCTCGCCCCGTCCCGGGAGCTGATCGGCGAGCTCAAGGAGGCCGGTGTGGTCGTCATGCCGACCGTGGGGGCGCGGCGGCACGCCGAGAAGGTCGAGGGGTGGGGTGCGGACGCGGTGCTGGTGCAGGGCGCGGAGGGCGGCGGGCACACCGGGGAGGTGGCCACGACCGTGCTGTTGCCGCAGGTGGTGGACGCGGTGCGGATCCCCGTCGTCGCGGCGGGCGGCTTCTTCGACGGGCGCGGGCTGGCGGCGGCTCTCGCCTACGGGGCCGCGGGCGTGGCGATGGGCACGCGGTTCCTGCTGACCTCGGACTCGACCGTGCCGGACGGGGTGAAGGCGCGGTATCTCGCGGCGAGCGTGCGGGACGTGACGGTGACCCGGGCGGTGGACGGGCTGCCGCACCGCTTGCTGCGGACGGAACTGGTGGCCGCCCTGGAGGACACCGGCCGGGCCCGGGCGCTGGTGCGGGCGGTGCGTGCGGCGGCCGGATTCCGGCGGCTGTCCGGGCTGACCTGGCCGCAGGTGGTCCGCGACGGGCTGGCCCTCCGGCACGGCAAGGACCTGTCCTGGAGTCAGGTGCTGCTCGCCGCGAACACGCCGATGCTGCTGAAGTCGGCGATGGTGGACGGCCGTACGGACCTGGGGGTGATGGCGTCCGGGCAGGTCGCCGGGGTGATCGACGACCTGCCGTCGTGCGCGGAGCTGGTGGAGCGGATCGTGAAGGAGGCCGACGAGACGCTGGCGCGGCTCACAGCCGTTCGATGA
- a CDS encoding acetyl-CoA C-acetyltransferase, giving the protein MAEAYIVEAVRTPVGRRGGGLSAVHPADLGAHVLAELMDRSGADPAAVDDVVLGCLDAVGPQAGDIARTCWLAAGLPEEVPGVTVDRQCGSSQQAVHFAAQAVLSGTQDLVVAGGVQNMSMIPIAFATRQAAEPLGLTRGPFAGSAGWRARYGDKPVNQFVGAEMIAAKWGISRQDQEEFALRSHRRAVRAVDEGRFGRETVPYGEVTADEGPRRDTSLEKMAGLKPVLDGGTVTAACSSQVSDGAAAMLLASERAVRDHGLTPRARVHHLSVRGEDPIRMLTAPIPATAHALKKTGLTIDDIGLVEINEAFAPVVLAWLKETGADPDRVNVNGGAIALGHPLGATGVRLMTTLLHELERTGGRFGLQTMCEGGGQANVTVIERL; this is encoded by the coding sequence ATGGCCGAGGCCTATATCGTCGAAGCGGTCCGCACGCCCGTCGGGCGGCGCGGGGGAGGGCTGAGCGCGGTCCACCCGGCCGACCTCGGCGCGCACGTCCTGGCGGAACTGATGGACCGCTCGGGCGCCGACCCCGCCGCCGTGGACGACGTCGTCCTCGGCTGCCTTGACGCGGTCGGGCCGCAGGCCGGGGACATCGCTCGGACCTGCTGGCTGGCGGCCGGGCTGCCCGAGGAGGTGCCGGGCGTGACCGTCGACCGGCAGTGCGGCTCCTCGCAGCAGGCGGTGCACTTCGCCGCGCAGGCCGTGCTGTCCGGCACCCAGGACCTGGTGGTCGCGGGCGGCGTGCAGAACATGTCGATGATCCCCATCGCCTTCGCCACCCGGCAGGCCGCCGAACCGCTCGGGCTGACGCGGGGCCCCTTCGCCGGCAGCGCCGGCTGGCGCGCCCGGTACGGCGACAAGCCCGTGAACCAGTTCGTGGGCGCCGAGATGATCGCCGCGAAGTGGGGGATCAGCCGGCAGGACCAGGAGGAGTTCGCCCTGCGCTCCCATCGGCGGGCGGTGCGGGCCGTCGACGAGGGGCGCTTCGGCCGCGAGACCGTGCCCTACGGGGAGGTCACCGCCGACGAGGGGCCGCGCCGGGACACCTCACTGGAGAAGATGGCCGGGCTCAAACCGGTCCTCGACGGCGGCACCGTCACCGCCGCCTGCTCCTCACAGGTCTCCGACGGGGCGGCGGCGATGCTGCTGGCCTCCGAGCGGGCCGTGCGCGACCACGGGCTCACCCCCCGCGCCCGTGTCCACCACCTCTCGGTGCGCGGCGAGGACCCGATCCGGATGCTCACCGCCCCGATCCCGGCCACCGCCCACGCCCTGAAGAAGACCGGCCTGACCATCGACGACATCGGCCTCGTCGAGATCAACGAGGCCTTCGCGCCGGTCGTCCTGGCCTGGCTGAAGGAGACCGGCGCCGACCCGGACCGGGTCAACGTCAACGGCGGTGCGATCGCCCTGGGCCATCCCCTCGGCGCGACCGGCGTCCGCCTCATGACGACCCTGCTGCACGAACTGGAGCGCACCGGCGGCCGGTTCGGCCTGCAGACCATGTGCGAGGGCGGCGGCCAGGCCAACGTGACGGTCATCGAACGGCTGTGA
- a CDS encoding CoA-transferase subunit beta, whose protein sequence is MTGPTRAEYCVIACAEAWRDDGEVLASPMGPIPSIGARLARLTFAPDLLLTDGEALLVRPDGTPEGWLPYREHLAWVTGGRRHVMMGASQIDRFGNQNISCIGDWERPGRQLLGVRGAPVNTLNNPTSYWIPRHSRRVFVERVDMVCGVGYDRAAGARYHRIPRVVSDLGVFDFATPDRSMRLASLHPGVTVEQVRQATGFELTVPEEVPATREPTGEELRLIREVVDPAGTRAREVAA, encoded by the coding sequence ATGACCGGGCCCACCCGCGCCGAGTACTGCGTGATCGCCTGCGCCGAGGCCTGGCGGGACGACGGCGAGGTGCTGGCGAGCCCCATGGGTCCGATCCCCTCGATCGGCGCCCGGCTGGCCCGGCTCACCTTCGCGCCGGACCTGCTGCTGACCGACGGCGAGGCCCTGCTCGTCCGCCCGGACGGGACGCCCGAGGGCTGGCTGCCGTACCGCGAGCATCTGGCCTGGGTCACGGGCGGGCGGCGGCACGTGATGATGGGCGCGAGCCAGATCGACCGGTTCGGCAACCAGAACATCTCGTGCATAGGCGACTGGGAGCGGCCGGGGCGGCAGCTGCTCGGGGTGCGCGGCGCCCCGGTCAACACCCTGAACAACCCGACCAGTTACTGGATCCCGAGGCACTCAAGGCGGGTCTTCGTCGAGCGCGTCGACATGGTCTGCGGGGTCGGCTACGACCGTGCGGCCGGGGCCCGCTACCACCGCATCCCGCGGGTCGTCTCCGACCTGGGCGTCTTCGACTTCGCCACGCCCGACCGCTCGATGCGGCTGGCCTCGCTGCACCCCGGCGTCACCGTCGAGCAGGTCAGGCAGGCCACGGGCTTCGAGCTGACCGTGCCGGAGGAGGTGCCGGCGACCAGGGAGCCGACCGGCGAGGAGCTCCGGCTGATCCGCGAGGTCGTCGACCCGGCCGGGACCCGGGCCCGGGAGGTCGCCGCGTGA
- a CDS encoding chorismate mutase: protein MTTSNTGSPDVDPAVREELARLRDSIDNIDAAVVHMLAERFKATQQVGHLKAQHQLPPADPAREARQIARLRALAEDAKLDPAFAEKFLNFIVAEVIRHHERIADEALNGSATSGN, encoded by the coding sequence ATGACCACCAGCAACACCGGTTCCCCCGACGTCGACCCCGCCGTGCGCGAAGAGCTCGCCCGGCTGCGCGACAGCATCGACAACATCGACGCGGCCGTCGTCCACATGCTCGCCGAGCGCTTCAAGGCCACCCAGCAGGTCGGCCACCTCAAGGCCCAGCACCAGCTGCCGCCCGCCGACCCGGCCCGCGAGGCCCGCCAGATCGCCCGGCTGCGCGCACTCGCCGAGGACGCCAAGCTGGACCCGGCCTTCGCCGAGAAGTTCCTGAACTTCATCGTCGCCGAGGTCATCCGCCACCACGAGCGCATCGCCGACGAGGCGCTCAACGGCTCCGCCACGAGCGGCAACTGA
- a CDS encoding enoyl-CoA hydratase family protein, giving the protein MGVSTSCGEKGIAVVTVDFPPVNALPVAGWFALADAVRAAGRDPEVRCVVLAAEGRGFNAGVDIKELQADDREHSALRGANGGCAEAFAAVYECEVPVVAAVQGFCLGGGVGLVGNADAIVASEDAVFGLPELDRGALGAATHLARLVPQHLMRALYYTARTASAAELHAHGSVWRVAPRAELPAAALELAREIAAKDGRLLRLAKAALNGIDPVDVRRSYRFEQGFTFEAGLSGVGPRVRGAFGTRSESGDGGQEGAR; this is encoded by the coding sequence ATGGGTGTCTCCACCTCGTGCGGGGAAAAGGGCATCGCCGTCGTCACGGTCGACTTCCCGCCGGTGAACGCCCTGCCGGTGGCGGGCTGGTTCGCCCTTGCCGACGCGGTGCGCGCCGCCGGACGCGACCCGGAGGTCCGGTGCGTGGTGCTGGCCGCGGAGGGGCGCGGGTTCAACGCGGGTGTGGACATCAAGGAGTTGCAGGCGGACGACCGGGAGCACAGCGCGCTGCGCGGGGCGAACGGCGGCTGCGCGGAGGCCTTCGCGGCGGTCTACGAGTGCGAGGTGCCGGTCGTGGCGGCGGTGCAGGGCTTCTGTCTGGGCGGCGGCGTCGGCCTGGTGGGCAACGCGGACGCGATCGTGGCGAGCGAGGACGCGGTGTTCGGGCTGCCCGAGCTGGACCGCGGCGCCCTGGGCGCGGCCACGCACCTGGCCCGGCTGGTCCCCCAGCACCTGATGCGGGCGCTGTACTACACGGCCCGTACGGCGAGCGCGGCCGAACTGCACGCGCACGGGTCGGTGTGGCGGGTGGCGCCGCGCGCCGAACTGCCCGCCGCCGCCCTCGAGCTGGCCCGGGAGATCGCCGCCAAGGACGGCCGGCTGCTCCGTCTGGCCAAGGCGGCGCTCAACGGCATCGACCCGGTGGACGTGCGCCGCAGCTACCGCTTCGAGCAGGGCTTCACCTTCGAGGCGGGCCTCAGCGGGGTGGGCCCGCGGGTGCGCGGCGCCTTCGGCACACGCAGTGAGTCGGGCGACGGCGGGCAGGAGGGAGCGCGATGA
- a CDS encoding CoA transferase subunit A, with amino-acid sequence MKDKTMPADEAVARLSSGMTLGIGGWGSRRKPMALVRALLRSGITDLTVVSYGGPDVGMLAAAGRIRKLVTAFVTLDSIPLEPHYRAARERGAFELTEIDEAMFLWGLRAAANRLPFLPVRAGFGSDVMRVNPGLRTVTSPYEDGETFVAVPALRMDAALVHVNRADRAGNGQYLGPDPYFDDLFCAAADTAYVSCERIVETAELTKQGPPQTLLIRRHTVTGVVEAPNGAHFTSCAPDYGRDEAFQKRYATTPWPAFEAGFLAGDEQTYQAAVREQTCRAAVREGT; translated from the coding sequence ATGAAGGACAAGACGATGCCGGCGGACGAGGCCGTGGCCCGGCTGTCCAGCGGCATGACCCTCGGCATCGGCGGCTGGGGCTCGCGCCGCAAGCCGATGGCCCTGGTGAGAGCGCTGCTCAGGTCGGGGATCACCGACCTCACGGTGGTCTCCTACGGCGGCCCGGACGTGGGCATGCTGGCCGCTGCCGGACGGATCCGGAAGCTGGTCACGGCCTTCGTCACCCTCGACTCGATCCCGCTGGAGCCGCACTACCGGGCGGCGCGCGAGCGGGGCGCCTTCGAACTGACGGAGATCGACGAGGCGATGTTCCTGTGGGGACTGCGGGCGGCGGCGAACCGGCTGCCGTTCCTGCCGGTGCGGGCGGGGTTCGGCTCGGACGTGATGCGGGTCAACCCCGGCCTCAGGACGGTGACCTCGCCGTACGAGGACGGGGAGACCTTCGTCGCCGTGCCCGCCCTGCGGATGGACGCTGCCCTGGTGCACGTCAACCGCGCCGACCGCGCGGGCAACGGGCAGTACCTGGGCCCGGACCCGTACTTCGACGACCTGTTCTGCGCGGCGGCCGACACGGCGTACGTGAGCTGCGAGCGGATCGTCGAGACGGCCGAGCTGACGAAGCAGGGCCCGCCCCAGACGCTGCTGATCAGGCGGCACACGGTCACCGGCGTCGTCGAGGCGCCGAACGGGGCGCATTTCACGTCCTGCGCGCCCGACTACGGCCGGGACGAGGCCTTCCAGAAGAGGTACGCGACCACGCCCTGGCCCGCCTTCGAGGCCGGCTTCCTCGCCGGGGACGAGCAGACGTACCAGGCGGCCGTGCGGGAGCAGACCTGCCGGGCGGCCGTGCGGGAGGGGACATGA
- a CDS encoding SDR family oxidoreductase, whose translation MSGLCAGRVVVVTGAGRGLGRAHALAFAAEGARLVVNDLGVGLDGTPEPDGPATRVVEEIRASGGEAVAHGGDIATAEGAASLVRTALETYGRLDTLVNNAGFLRDRMLVSLDEDDFDAVVRVHLKGHFLPLRHAAAHWRSEAKAGRRPEARIINTSSGAGLLGSVGQGNYSAAKAAIVALTLVAAAELRRYGVQVNAIAPAARTRMTERTFAGTMTAPDSGFDAMAPENVSPLVVWLGSPASAGVTGRVFEAEGGRITVMEGWRPGPTTDRDSRRTPAEAGEQARKLLSEAAEPGPVYGT comes from the coding sequence ATGAGCGGTCTCTGCGCGGGCCGGGTCGTGGTCGTGACGGGCGCGGGCCGGGGGCTCGGCCGGGCCCACGCGCTCGCGTTCGCGGCCGAGGGCGCCCGGCTCGTCGTCAACGACCTCGGCGTGGGCCTCGACGGCACGCCCGAACCCGACGGCCCCGCCACCCGGGTCGTCGAGGAGATCCGCGCGAGCGGCGGCGAGGCGGTGGCGCACGGCGGCGACATCGCCACGGCCGAGGGCGCCGCCTCCCTCGTCCGCACCGCCCTGGAGACGTACGGCCGGCTCGACACCCTCGTCAACAACGCGGGCTTCCTGCGCGACCGCATGCTCGTCAGCCTCGACGAGGACGACTTCGACGCCGTCGTACGCGTCCACCTCAAGGGCCACTTCCTGCCCCTGCGGCACGCGGCCGCGCACTGGCGGTCCGAGGCGAAGGCCGGCCGCCGGCCCGAGGCCCGGATCATCAACACCAGCAGCGGCGCGGGCCTGCTCGGCTCGGTCGGACAGGGGAACTACAGCGCCGCCAAGGCCGCCATCGTCGCCCTGACCCTGGTCGCCGCGGCCGAACTGCGGCGCTACGGCGTCCAGGTCAACGCGATCGCCCCCGCCGCCCGGACCCGGATGACGGAACGCACCTTCGCCGGCACGATGACGGCCCCCGACTCCGGCTTCGACGCCATGGCCCCGGAGAACGTCTCACCCCTGGTGGTCTGGCTGGGCTCCCCGGCGAGCGCGGGGGTGACCGGCCGGGTCTTCGAGGCGGAGGGCGGCCGGATCACGGTGATGGAGGGCTGGCGCCCGGGCCCGACCACGGACCGGGACAGCCGCCGGACCCCGGCCGAGGCGGGCGAACAGGCCCGGAAACTCCTGTCCGAGGCGGCCGAGCCCGGACCGGTGTACGGAACCTAG